A portion of the Parasedimentitalea marina genome contains these proteins:
- a CDS encoding cob(I)yrinic acid a,c-diamide adenosyltransferase, protein MVVLNKIYTRTGDKGDTALGNGTRVAKHDARVNAYGTSDELNAFVGVARLDAESAQNTAMDGALARIQNDLFDLGADLCRPDMEQDAKAEYPPLRMAATQVDRLEAEIDAMNKDLSPLRSFVLPGGSALSAHLHVCRTVARRAERLTTELATSEAVNPAAVKYLNRLSDWFFVAARVANNNGSDDVLWVPGANR, encoded by the coding sequence ATGGTGGTTCTGAACAAGATCTACACCCGCACCGGCGATAAGGGCGACACCGCGCTTGGCAATGGCACTCGCGTCGCCAAACACGACGCCCGCGTCAACGCCTATGGCACCTCGGACGAGCTGAACGCCTTTGTTGGGGTGGCCCGGCTTGACGCTGAAAGCGCCCAGAACACGGCAATGGATGGCGCCTTGGCGCGTATTCAAAACGACCTGTTTGATCTTGGCGCTGATCTTTGTCGCCCCGATATGGAGCAGGACGCCAAGGCCGAATATCCGCCGCTGCGCATGGCTGCGACGCAGGTGGACCGGCTAGAGGCCGAGATCGACGCGATGAACAAGGATCTGTCGCCACTGCGCAGCTTTGTGCTGCCGGGGGGGTCCGCACTCTCTGCACATCTGCATGTCTGCCGCACCGTGGCGCGCCGCGCAGAGCGCCTGACCACCGAGTTGGCCACCAGTGAAGCGGTCAATCCAGCCGCGGTGAAATACCTGAACCGGCTGTCTGACTGGTTCTTTGTTGCCGCCCGTGTGGCCAATAATAATGGCTCTGACGACGTGCTGTGGGTTCCCGGCGCCAATCGTTAA
- a CDS encoding electron transfer flavoprotein subunit beta/FixA family protein, which yields MKVLVPVKRVIDYNVKVRVKADGSGVDLANVKMSMNPFDEIAVEEAIRLKEAGKADEIIAVSIGVKQAQETLRTALAMGADRAILVVAADDVQTDIEPLAVAKILKAIVDEEQPGLVLCGKQAIDNDMNATGQMLSALLGWSQGTFASELDIDGDSAVVTREVDGGLQTIKVAMPAIISVDLRLNEPRYASLPNIMKAKKKPMDAKTAEDYGVDVTPRLEIVSTTEPDARAAGIMVGSVDELIEKLKEAGAV from the coding sequence ATGAAGGTACTTGTGCCTGTCAAACGTGTGATCGACTATAACGTGAAAGTTCGTGTCAAAGCGGATGGAAGCGGTGTCGATCTCGCCAATGTCAAAATGTCGATGAACCCCTTTGACGAGATTGCCGTCGAAGAGGCCATTCGCCTGAAAGAGGCCGGCAAGGCAGACGAGATCATCGCGGTCTCGATCGGCGTCAAGCAGGCGCAGGAAACCCTGCGCACGGCCCTGGCCATGGGCGCCGACCGTGCCATTTTGGTTGTCGCTGCCGACGACGTGCAAACCGACATCGAGCCACTGGCCGTTGCCAAGATCCTGAAGGCGATTGTCGACGAAGAACAGCCCGGTCTGGTTCTCTGTGGCAAGCAAGCCATCGACAACGACATGAACGCCACCGGCCAGATGCTATCTGCACTGCTGGGCTGGTCGCAGGGTACGTTCGCCTCGGAGCTGGACATTGACGGCGACAGCGCTGTTGTGACCCGCGAAGTTGACGGCGGCTTGCAGACCATCAAGGTTGCAATGCCTGCTATCATCTCGGTTGACCTGCGCCTGAACGAGCCACGGTATGCCTCGCTGCCGAACATCATGAAGGCCAAGAAAAAGCCGATGGATGCCAAAACCGCCGAAGATTACGGTGTTGATGTCACCCCGCGTCTGGAAATTGTCTCGACAACAGAACCCGACGCCCGCGCGGCTGGCATCATGGTTGGCTCGGTTGACGAACTGATTGAGAAACTCAAAGAAGCGGGGGCTGTGTAA
- a CDS encoding lysophospholipid acyltransferase family protein, with protein MADTTQDRDGNRVTQAGEQSGEVYNRRALTYANSFDDPWTSGAIRAIEWATGKFTILRMVSKFEKHNAEYRGQKFWRGALAIMGIELQTPVEQLQNIPTEGPVVIVANHPHGMVDGMVFAELVGRVRQDYRILTRSVLTGLDEAATSFMIPVPFPDDPEAQRKMVEMRAKAMAHLKEGGVVALFPSGVVMTSDTWFGPAQEAEWNVFTAQMIRRSGAKVVPLYFPGSNSRAYQIANKISAVLRQGLLLHEIVRSCNRPQSPIIGEVVTDAQMEQLKSDPRGFMAWLRQHTLKLGDKG; from the coding sequence GTGGCGGATACCACTCAGGACAGGGACGGCAACCGCGTCACGCAGGCGGGTGAGCAAAGCGGCGAGGTTTATAACCGCCGGGCGCTGACCTATGCCAATTCCTTTGATGATCCCTGGACCTCGGGTGCGATCCGCGCCATCGAATGGGCCACTGGCAAATTCACTATCCTGCGCATGGTTAGTAAGTTTGAAAAACACAATGCCGAGTATCGCGGCCAGAAGTTCTGGCGCGGTGCCCTGGCGATTATGGGGATTGAGCTGCAAACCCCGGTCGAGCAGTTGCAGAACATTCCAACCGAGGGCCCCGTTGTCATCGTCGCAAACCATCCGCACGGCATGGTTGATGGAATGGTTTTTGCTGAATTGGTTGGGCGGGTTCGCCAGGATTACCGCATCCTGACCCGTTCGGTTCTGACTGGTTTGGACGAGGCGGCGACCTCGTTCATGATTCCGGTGCCGTTCCCGGACGATCCCGAGGCGCAGCGCAAGATGGTAGAAATGCGGGCGAAGGCGATGGCGCATTTGAAAGAGGGCGGCGTGGTTGCCCTGTTCCCATCGGGTGTGGTGATGACATCTGATACCTGGTTTGGGCCGGCGCAGGAAGCTGAGTGGAATGTTTTCACGGCGCAGATGATTCGCCGGTCCGGTGCAAAAGTTGTGCCGCTCTATTTCCCCGGTAGCAATTCACGGGCCTATCAGATTGCCAATAAGATCTCAGCGGTGTTGCGACAAGGCTTGCTGTTGCATGAGATTGTTCGGTCGTGCAATCGCCCGCAGTCGCCGATCATCGGTGAAGTTGTGACTGACGCACAGATGGAACAGCTGAAAAGCGATCCGCGTGGCTTCATGGCCTGGTTGCGGCAACACACATTGAAGCTGGGCGACAAGGGCTAG
- a CDS encoding DUF6473 family protein — MSYELTGASALSDEPCRYGKSKLLVRGPRRDLEDPYLAFMGGAEVYGRFVERPFVARLEETLGRPCVNLGSVNAGLDSFVQDEELKLVARGADLTVLQVLSAQNISNQMYRVHPRRNDRFLQASEALTALYSDVDFTEFHFNKHLLTGLDACSAERFVAVRSELETAWVERMRQIIEELDGQVVLLWLRYDLDKGARGSSLLGQEPTMVEAAMIDALRGHVQGVIELPVQTAGAADDVDGMVLGQMDLPAAGRTIGPMEHMRIANAAAEGLRKVLAEG, encoded by the coding sequence ATGAGCTATGAACTGACAGGCGCGTCAGCGCTATCGGACGAGCCATGCCGATATGGCAAATCAAAATTATTAGTAAGGGGGCCCCGTCGGGACCTTGAAGATCCGTATCTCGCATTTATGGGTGGAGCAGAAGTTTACGGGCGGTTTGTTGAACGCCCTTTTGTCGCTCGCCTTGAAGAAACGTTGGGGCGGCCCTGTGTGAATCTTGGCAGTGTAAATGCCGGCCTGGACAGTTTTGTTCAGGATGAAGAATTGAAACTGGTGGCACGGGGTGCTGATCTTACGGTGCTACAGGTGCTGAGCGCCCAGAATATCTCGAACCAAATGTACCGGGTGCATCCACGGCGCAATGATCGGTTCTTGCAGGCCAGTGAAGCCCTGACGGCATTGTACAGTGATGTGGATTTTACCGAGTTCCATTTCAATAAGCATTTGCTGACCGGGCTGGACGCTTGTTCGGCTGAACGATTTGTTGCGGTGCGCAGCGAGCTGGAGACGGCTTGGGTCGAGCGTATGCGCCAAATAATCGAAGAGCTGGACGGCCAGGTTGTACTGCTGTGGTTGCGCTATGATCTGGACAAAGGGGCCAGGGGAAGCAGTCTGCTGGGGCAGGAACCCACCATGGTAGAGGCCGCGATGATTGACGCTTTGCGCGGTCACGTGCAGGGGGTCATTGAATTACCAGTGCAGACTGCGGGCGCGGCTGATGATGTCGACGGCATGGTGCTGGGACAGATGGATTTGCCTGCCGCAGGGCGTACGATTGGCCCGATGGAACACATGCGCATCGCCAATGCAGCTGCTGAAGGCCTGCGTAAGGTTCTGGCCGAAGGCTGA
- a CDS encoding 3-hydroxybutyryl-CoA dehydrogenase, giving the protein MTIQKIGIIGAGQMGNGIAHVMALADYDVVLNDVSQQALDSAIESIEKNMARQVSKGKIPAEAMSTAMARITPTLALADVGATDLVIEAATERETIKQAIFDELLPHLLPHTILTSNTSSISITRLASRTDRPERFMGFHFMNPVPVMQLVELIRGIATDKETYAACHGVVERLNKTAASAEDFPAFIVNRILMPMINEAVYTLYEGVGSVQSIDLSLKLGANHPMGPLELADFIGLDTCLAIMNVLHDGLADTKYRPCPLLTKYVEAGWLGRKTQRGFYDYRGETPVPTR; this is encoded by the coding sequence ATGACCATCCAAAAAATCGGCATTATCGGAGCAGGACAGATGGGCAACGGCATCGCCCATGTGATGGCTCTGGCGGACTATGATGTTGTTCTGAACGACGTCAGCCAACAAGCCTTGGACAGTGCCATTGAATCCATAGAGAAAAATATGGCCCGCCAGGTCAGCAAGGGCAAAATTCCGGCCGAAGCGATGTCAACTGCAATGGCCCGGATCACCCCGACATTAGCCCTGGCAGATGTTGGGGCCACTGATCTGGTGATTGAAGCCGCAACCGAGCGGGAAACGATTAAACAAGCAATTTTCGATGAGTTGCTGCCACATTTGCTGCCACATACCATCCTGACCTCAAACACCTCGTCGATCTCCATCACCCGACTGGCGTCCCGCACCGACAGACCCGAGCGATTCATGGGTTTCCACTTCATGAACCCGGTGCCGGTGATGCAATTGGTCGAACTGATTCGCGGCATCGCCACGGATAAGGAAACATATGCAGCCTGCCACGGCGTGGTCGAGCGGTTGAACAAGACCGCTGCCAGCGCCGAGGACTTCCCCGCCTTTATCGTCAACCGCATCCTGATGCCGATGATCAACGAGGCGGTCTATACTCTCTACGAGGGCGTTGGCTCGGTGCAGTCCATTGACCTATCCCTGAAACTGGGGGCCAACCATCCGATGGGCCCGTTAGAGCTGGCTGACTTTATTGGTCTGGACACCTGTCTGGCGATTATGAACGTGTTGCATGATGGGCTTGCTGACACCAAATACCGCCCCTGCCCGCTGCTGACCAAATATGTCGAGGCCGGCTGGCTTGGCCGCAAGACTCAACGTGGATTCTACGATTACCGCGGCGAAACACCTGTTCCGACCCGCTGA
- a CDS encoding electron transfer flavoprotein subunit alpha/FixB family protein, which translates to MAVLLLAEVTDGALALDATAKAVTAAGSLGDITVLCAGASAAAAADDAAKIAGVARVLVAEDASLGHRLAEPTAALIASLAGDYEHIVAPATTDAKNVLPRVAALLDVMVLSDVSGVVDGNTFERPIYAGNAIQTIKSTDAKKVISFRTSTFDAAADGGSASVETIGAVENPGLSEWVEDKVAASDRPELTSAGVVVSGGRGVGSEDDFKLIEALADKLGAAVGASRAAVDSGYAPNDWQVGQTGKVVAPDLYVAVGISGAIQHLAGMKDSKVIVAINKDEEAPIFQVADFGLVADLFQAVPELTEKLG; encoded by the coding sequence ATGGCTGTTCTTCTCCTTGCTGAAGTGACCGACGGCGCGCTGGCGCTGGATGCCACTGCCAAAGCAGTAACTGCTGCTGGTTCTCTGGGCGACATCACCGTGCTCTGTGCCGGCGCATCCGCCGCTGCTGCTGCTGACGACGCCGCCAAAATCGCTGGCGTTGCCCGCGTTCTGGTTGCCGAAGATGCCTCGCTGGGTCACCGCCTTGCGGAACCTACTGCGGCACTGATCGCCAGCCTGGCAGGCGACTACGAGCACATCGTTGCCCCAGCCACCACTGACGCCAAGAACGTTCTGCCCCGCGTGGCTGCACTTCTGGACGTGATGGTTCTGTCGGATGTTTCTGGCGTTGTCGATGGCAACACCTTTGAGCGTCCGATCTATGCTGGTAATGCGATCCAGACCATCAAATCAACCGACGCCAAGAAGGTAATCTCCTTCCGGACATCGACCTTTGACGCGGCCGCAGACGGCGGCTCGGCATCGGTTGAAACCATCGGCGCTGTTGAAAACCCCGGCCTGTCCGAATGGGTTGAAGACAAGGTTGCCGCAAGCGATCGCCCCGAGCTGACATCGGCTGGCGTGGTTGTTTCCGGTGGTCGTGGTGTTGGCTCCGAGGACGACTTCAAGCTGATCGAAGCCCTGGCAGACAAACTGGGTGCCGCAGTTGGTGCGTCCCGCGCGGCAGTCGATTCAGGCTATGCCCCGAACGACTGGCAAGTTGGCCAGACCGGTAAAGTTGTTGCTCCGGACCTCTATGTTGCCGTTGGCATCTCAGGTGCGATCCAACACCTGGCTGGCATGAAAGACTCCAAGGTCATCGTTGCGATCAACAAAGACGAAGAAGCGCCGATCTTCCAGGTGGCTGATTTTGGTCTGGTTGCAGACCTGTTCCAGGCCGTGCCGGAACTGACCGAAAAGCTTGGCTAA
- a CDS encoding twin transmembrane helix small protein — protein MADTLFYLVVAAMAAVVVSLVIGIAGYGKGGEFNKRNGNKMMRFRLLFQFIAVLLIIAYVYLRSQGGS, from the coding sequence ATGGCTGACACACTTTTCTATCTGGTTGTAGCGGCAATGGCTGCCGTGGTTGTTTCACTGGTCATCGGCATTGCAGGCTATGGCAAGGGGGGCGAGTTCAATAAGCGCAACGGCAACAAGATGATGCGGTTCCGGCTGTTGTTCCAATTTATTGCCGTGCTGCTGATCATTGCCTATGTCTACCTGCGAAGCCAGGGAGGGTCGTAA